From Coffea arabica cultivar ET-39 chromosome 2e, Coffea Arabica ET-39 HiFi, whole genome shotgun sequence, the proteins below share one genomic window:
- the LOC140037356 gene encoding uncharacterized protein: MTTSKRITIKLHFGGIFIWEPETVYTGNDVAIFKNCETRKLSRDMLCKLYSSYGDASNVNLYFEIPNCGLYVGAAEIKGDKEIELMLTAHEGVDVINIYAELRDEMPSEIASVGVKSHGKSAPTDAPHSGAQNVASDKDTPKKLANKKGKQIVKKSVRRQTKLTGNKKHSKSESNSAKEKGEKAVEKQDEVEKQPENEDEYGDATSDSLEEPEWLKEGLEGPEDEDIFANRAKANEIENQQQAKGTDEEPTTANQTYTMEDLQTPGSSKNKFEEGESSKTNEEWNEFAIDDEELLDTMWGDDERNGKGNSCRDFNAAVEFRKSDFELKVGDKFKNLRAFREALVEWNVREGYTMKYKKNERAKVIAMCKKGCSWKIRASPIQNESTFQIKSIKGVHVCGREYSNHHANARYLSKKYLDRFRDEPSSSIEGFVKTVRREIMVDISMRQAYRAKRLAREALQGDDIRQYNVIRDYAATLLIRNPGSHIVLQVTRLDENEVGIFERMYWSLSAMKNGFLAGCRRIIGLDGCFLKSPFGGQLLTAMGRDGNDNMFPIAMAVVEAERYDSWKWFLMELKIEVGAENGAPWTFISDRQKGLVSAIDDVFPESEHRYCLRHIYQNFKQKFKGKELKEYFWAAASAGNIRDFKIAMAELERADPKVGEAMNAAGWLNRIPAHLWSRSHFSSSCKSDILVNNLNESFNSYILPAREFTIISMFEWIRRKLMQRLNVKREGMQQYEGNLCPNIQERLERNKLNSRFCIAHYSRDAEYEVDCGTRVYVVDISRRTCTCGSWQLSGIPCSHSIAAIQRDKSEPEHYVDPCYSKEAYLSTYNYTIAAMPSEDYWDSKGAEKVNPPKIRKQPGRPKKVRRREADEVRGTTSTRKGLVVHCKKCFRPGHNSRTCKFPIHPKSKFYKVSSS; encoded by the coding sequence ATGACAACTTCAAAAAGAATTACTATAAAATTGCATTTCGGTGGTATATTCATATGGGAACCAGAAACTGTCTATACTGGTAACGATGTAGCCATATTTAAAAATTGTGAGACAAGAAAATTGTCCAGGGATATGTTGTGTAAATTGTATAGTAGCTATGGTGATGCCTCGAATGTGAACCTATATTTTGAAATACCAAATTGTGGGTTGTATGTTGGAGCAGCTGAAATTAAAGGAGATAAAGAAATAGAGTTAATGTTAACTGCACATGAAGGAGTAGATGTTATCAACATATATGCTGAATTGCGTGATGAAATGCCTAGTGAAATTGCTTCAGTTGGAGTAAAAAGTCATGGTAAAAGTGCCCCCACTGATGCCCCACATAGTGGAGCACAAAATGTGGCATCTGATAAAGATACCCCAAAAAAGTTAGCaaacaaaaaggggaaacaGATAGTCAAGAAGTCAGTGAGAAGACAGACCAAGCTAACTGGAAACAAAAAGCACAGCAAATCAGAGTCTAATTCAGCAAAGGAAAAAGGTGAAAAAGCTGTAGAAAAGCAAGATGAAGTTGAAAAACAGCCTGAAAATGAAGATGAGTACGGTGATGCTACATCTGATAGTTTAGAAGAGCCTGAGTGGTTGAAAGAGGGATTAGAAGGACCAGAAGATGAGGATATTTTTGCAAACAGAGCAAAGGCTAATGAAATAGAAAATCAGCAGCAGGCAAAAGGCACAGATGAAGAACCAACAACAGCGAACCAGACATATACAATGGAGGATCTGCAAACACCAGGCTCTTCTAAGAACAAATTTGAAGAAGGGGAGAGTTCTAAAACTAATGAAGAGTGGAATGAATTTGCTATTGATGATGAAGAACTGCTTGACACTATGTGGGGAGATGATGAAAGAAATGGGAAAGGTAATAGTTGTCGAGATTTTAATGCTGCAGTTGAATTCAGAAAGTCAGATTTTGAGTTGAAAGTTGGGGATAAATTTAAGAACTTACGGGCCTTTAGAGAAGCACTTGTGGAATGGAATGTCAGGGAAGGCTACACCATGAagtacaaaaaaaatgaaagagcaAAAGTTATTGCCATGTGCAAAAAGGGTTGTTCTTGGAAAATACGGGCAAGCCCAATTCAAAATGAAAGCACCTTTCAGATCAAATCAATAAAGGGAGTGCATGTGTGTGGAAGAGAATACAGCAATCATCATGCAAATGCaagatatttgagcaaaaaataTTTAGACAGGTTCAGAGATGAACCAAGTTCTTCTATTGAAGGATTTGTCAAGACTGTGAGGAGAGAGATTATGGTGGACATAAGCATGAGACAGGCTTATAGAGCTAAAAGATTGGCAAGAGAGGCACTACAAGGGGATGATATAAGACAGTATAATGTCATCAGAGATTATGCTGCTACCTTGTTGATCCGGAATCCTGGTAGCCATATTGTCCTGCAAGTGACTAGACTGGATGAGAACGAGGTTGGGATATTTGAAAGAATGTACTGGAGTTTAAGTGCAATGAAGAATGGGTTTCTAGCTGGTTGTCGACGAATAATTGGATTAGATGGCTGCTTTTTAAAAAGTCCATTTGGTGGACAACTTTTGACAGCTATGGGTAGGGATGGCAATGATAACATGTTTCCCATTGCAATGGCTGTAGTGGAAGCCGAGAGATATGACTCATGGAAATGGTTTTTGATGGAGTTGAAAATTGAAGTTGGTGCTGAAAATGGAGCTCCATGGACATTCATATCTGATAGGCAAAAAGGATTAGTCAGTGCAATTGATGATGTGTTTCCTGAATCAGAGCATAGGTACTGCCTTCGtcatatatatcaaaatttcaaacagAAGTTCAAGGGAAAGGAGTTGAAGGAGTACTTTTGGGCAGCTGCGTCTGCTGGGAACATTCGTGACTTCAAGATAGCAATGGCTGAATTGGAAAGGGCTGATCCAAAGGTGGGAGAAGCTATGAATGCAGCTGGTTGGTTAAACAGGATTCCTGCACATTTATGGTCCAGGTCACATTTCAGCTCCTCATGCAAGAGTGATATTCTTGTTAATAATTTGAATGAGTCATTTAATTCCTACATACTTCCAGCAAGAGAGTTCACAATCATCTCCATGTTTGAGTGGATAAGAAGAAAACTCATGCAGAGGCTAAATGTGAAAAGGGAAGGCATGCAACAGTATGAAGGGAACCTTTGTCCAAACATACAAGAACGACTTGAGAGGAACAAGCTAAATAGTAGGTTCTGCATAGCTCATTATTCTCGGGATGCTGAGTATGAAGTGGATTGTGGGACTAGAGTATATGTTGTTGATATAAGTCGTAGAACATGCACATGTGGATCATGGCAACTAAGTGGGATTCCATGCTCACATTCTATTGCTGCCATTCAAAGAGATAAATCAGAGCCTGAACACTATGTTGATCCTTGTTATAGCAAAGAAGCATACTTGAGCACCTATAACTACACTATAGCTGCAATGCCCTCTGAAGACTATTGGGATTCAAAAGGAGCTGAAAAGGTGAATCCCCCAAAGATTAGAAAGCAACCTGGAAGACCCAAGAAAGTGAGAAGAAGAGAAGCTGATGAAGTTAGAGGCACCACATCTACAAGAAAAGGACTTGTTGTGCACTGTAAGAAGTGTTTTAGGCCAGGACATAATTCTAGGACTTGTAAATTCCCAATCCATCCAAAGTCCAAGTTTTATAAGGTAAGTAGTAGTTAA